From the genome of Astyanax mexicanus isolate ESR-SI-001 chromosome 3, AstMex3_surface, whole genome shotgun sequence:
AATTCaaatcaactttatcatgtacagatatatattccttacatgttacaaggcttaaTTTTTTAGTTGGTTAAttgtcaaataaatgcattaaactctatcattaaaagtaataatttcaaatcaactttatcatgtacagatatatattccttacatgttacaaggcttattttttaaattagtcgATATATGTGTACTATATACAGATATAGTAATTACATgttaaaagaatataaaaaataaagcggTATATTACAAATGAAAAGGTGCTGATgagattacattaaaaataatagcCAGGAGTGAATTTCCTGAAAGATTCTTGGCACCACGACGATTCCTAGATGTTCAAGCGAGCTTCACAATGagcaaataaatgataaaaacggAAAaagttaaaacacaaaaaaagtacttatatttaTTTGACTATAAAATGTATTATCAAATAAAGAAACTAACATAAATTTGGTTTCAAAATATTACATCTAATGATAGTTTAtaagtttaatgcatttatttaactttaaaacttattttaatataaataaacttactaattaaaaaaatagccttgtaacatgtaagaaATATATATCTGTACTTGACAAAGTTGATTTGTGATTGTTACTTCTAACAATggttgagtttaatgcatttattttataatttaatataaaataaatgaaccaaCTAATTACAAAAGTAAGCCTTTAACATGTAAGAAATATATAGGTGTACTTGACAAAGTTGATTTGAAATAATCACTTCTAACAATCATTGAGTTTAATGCATCCAGTATGTAAATACATTTtgccaaaagccaatggaaaagctgttaatggcaacagactaaactcagttattataagttggtttaactcaaagatttCCATTTGGATGTATATAATAGTTGTGCCAACTCGTTAAAATTAAGTATGTCTGCCTTAACAGACATGCATTACAACTTAATGCaacttaaattcactgtttttacacaactCTAGCAAATCAAGTTGAGCTAACTCATTTACaacaattaaagtaaaattaataggCTGTTGTTATAAAAACTTCCTATCAAACATcaactaaatcatttataaagttacactaactcaaatcaaacacttaaaacaaacacttttttaagagCAGCTATAAATGCAAGAAGGAAACAAATAATTTGAGTTTGACTTTATCAGCATAAGTGATGccaagtttctgtaatatttaagttatgttaactcaATTAGTTCCGTAAGAAATGCagttaggttttacagtgtactgtaATTTTTTAAAGCTTTCTTACATTAGCATTGCCATCTTTCTCCTGAGCATAGTCACCTGGAATCAACTTCAGTCTAATGGCCTTCACAGATGAGCCTGACAGTTGATTTTATTTGTTCTGGGACCAGTTTTTTGTCTACTTTGGCATCCACAACGCTGGTGGCCTACTTTCTAAGCAGCTGCTTTCACATTGAGTGGCTGAGGTCATTATAGTTTATGCAGCCTAGTAAGGTGACATGCTAATCCACAAGGGATATTTCAGCCACATGGGCTGCCCTCAGAGGGTTACACTCAACTCAGGTGCAAAATATGGAAGTAGaaggtaaataaatgtataagAAATAAACATACTACAATTAACTCTGTGATCTCTAGAATTAACTAGAATTCAAGTTCTAATTTGGTAAAgtataaatcatcatttaaaggGAAAATCTTACAATATGTCTCTACATTTGCAGCCAACAGTTAAAAATGGATGACTTTCACCTGGATTCTTCTCTGGAACAGAAGATAAGCAATGTGCAGCTAGATGGTCTTGCTAAGAAGAATGAGGTGAATACTCCTTTACATTTTAATGTGATCCTTCTCGGGAAAACAGGTGCTGGAAAAAGCGCCACAGGAAACACCATACTGGGGAAGAAAGCTTTTGAATCTAAAAGAAGTTCTAACTCTACAACTCAAGAGGTTCAGATGGAGAGAGTGATTTTTGATGGAGTGACTCTGGATGTGTACGACACTCCAGGACTCTTTgatccagaaaaaaacaataaagaaattaTACAGATATGTCAGCCTCTTTTCCAGTTAAACCCATCAGTCCCCCTGGTGTTCCTGCTGGTGATAAAGGCAGACAGGTTCACTCCAGAAGAGAAGAAAACTGTTGAGCTGATTGAGAGAATGGTACCAGACTGGCTCCTTCAGAACACCTGGATCCTCTTCACCAGAGGAGATGAGCTGGAGAGTGATGGGGTCACTATAGAAGAGTTCATAGAAGAAACAGAAGAGCTGAAGAGAGTGGTACAAAGATTTAACAACAGAAAACACGTCTTCAACAACGGAAAACACAATCCTGATCAAGTGACACAACTGATGGAGAACATTAAAAAGAGTCCACTAAATATGGGTAATTGTATTCTGTCAATATGTTACTGTAAATATTTGTTTGTGCAATTATTTGAGGCAGTACCAATCCTAATGTGACCAGAACCATACATGTATTATTGTAGTAACAGCCTCGGCTGGTTaactaatatttgtatttttgcaccctcaGCTCCAGAAAGGCTGCCTCTGACAACTCCAGCTCACCCAGAGAAAGATCCTGCCGAGAGAAGAATTGTGCTGCTGGGAAAGACTGGAGGAGGGAAGAGTGCTGCAGGAAACACCATCCTGGGAGAGACCAGATTCATATCTGAGTTCAGTTCATCTTCTGTTACAGCTCAGTGTGAGATGGAGGAGGCAGTGGTAGCAGggaggagagtgtgtgtggtggacaCTCCGGGATTATTTGATACATATATGTCTCCTGAGGATCTGGCTGTAGAGATAGGCAGGAGTGTTTATCTGTCCAGTCCAGGACCTCATGCATTCCTTTATGTTCAGCCCATTAATATCAGATTCACACAGCAGGAGGAAGAGGTGGTTGATAAATTAGAGCAGCTATTTGgagaagagatgagaaaataCACCATCATTCTCTTCACACACAGAGATCAGCTAGAGGGAGAAAGTGTGGAGAAACTGATTAGAGAAAACAAGTCTCTCAGCGGGCTGATAGAACAGTGTGGAGGATATCATGTGTTTAATAATCtggagaagatagacagaatgGTGGAGAGGAACGGAGGGAGCTGCTACTCTAATGAGATGTTTGAGGAGGCAGAAAGATGCAGAATAGAAGAGGATGCAAGACAACAGTGGGAGAAGGATGCAAGACAAGAGGAAATAGAGAGAGTAAAGAAGGAGACAGAGGAGAGAATAAGGGAGGAAATTGAGCGTTTAAAGGCAAAACCACTCGAGaatgcacagagaaaaaatggaGAAGAGAAAGCAAAGAGTGAAAGGAAGAGTGGATTTTGGACATTTCTAAATAATTATTGGAAGCATTTGCTAGTAGGTACTGGATTTGTAGTTGGAGGTGCACTTGGATGTTTAATAGGATTGTTTGGAGGGGCTACTGGTGCAGCTGTAGGGACATGTGCGGGAGCAGTTGTAGGGGCAGCACTAGGGTCAAAGTTAGCAtaagtgaaaacacaaaaaagaaaagtctAAAGCATTGCATCCTTAATTTTTGTTTTCGGAATTCCTTTTAATGTTCACATAATCAGTTACCTTTAATTTACCATGtactttatcttttatttttaatttaccatgtaatttatcttttatttttaatttaccatgtaatttatcttttatttttaatttaccatgtactttatcttttatttttaatttaccatgtaatttatcttttatttttaatttaccaTGTACATAATCAGTTACCTTTAATTTACCATGtcatttatcttttatttttaatttaccaTGTACATAATCAGTTACCTTTAATTTACCATGTACATAATCAGTTACCTTTAATATACCATGTACATAATCAGTTACCTTTAATTTACCATGTACATAATCAGTTACCTTTAATATACCATGTACATAATCAGTTAACTTTAATTTACCATGTACATAATCAGTTACCTTTAATATACCATGTACATAATCAGTTACCTTTAATTTACCATGTACATAATCAGTTACCTTTAATATACCATGTACATAATCAGTTACCTTTAATTTACCATGTACATAATCAGTTACCTTTAATATACCATGTACATAATCAGTTAACTTTAATTTACCATGTACATAATCAGTTAACTTTAATTTACCATGTACATAATCAGTTACCTTTAATATACCATGTACATAATCAGTTACCTTTAATTTACCATGTACATAATCGGTTACCTTTAATTTAACATGTACATAATCGGTTACCTTTAATTTACCATGTACATAATCAGTTACCTTTAATATACCATGTACATAATCAGTTACCTTTAATATACCATGTACATAATCAGTTACCTTTAATTTACCAtgtcatttatattttatttttaatttaacatgtacATAATCAGTTACCTTTAATTTACCATGTACATAATCAGTTACCTTTAATTTACCATGTACATAATCAGTTACCTTTAATTTACCATGTACATAATCAGTTAACTTTAATTTACCATGtactttatcttttatttttaatttaccaTGTACATAATCAGTTACCTTTAATTTACAATGTACCTTATAATTTGTGTAATTTACCATCTACATGATCAATTACCTTTTATTAACCATGTATCTTATAATTTACATTCTGTGATTTTGTACATTTGAAATgctatcttttttttgttttttagttttaatgtgtgtgtatgggtgtgtgctATCAATACATTGCTAAACAATTTATGTTGCAAGTGTTCACCCTCTGTTCAGGTATGACCTTTATCTCACACAAGTCAAATCAATGTTTTGTGCTgctgtaaagtaaataaaatttatTGTTTATAGTGTTCTTCATAATggtaaccagcatgaccaaaatgtGGTGGACTGTGATTTTTATTTCTAGTGTTAATGATTAAACaagaagaaagagacagagtgagtgaaaatgttatccatgggagagttcctagaacacaaaaaaacagaaaaatcagaCATCAAACTCAGTGGACGGGCCTAATTGGTTAGATTGTATTTTAGATACAAGAACTACATGTCTAGTTGGGATGGTAAGTGTGggcaaaattgattttttttttatcctgatatataatgtttaacactataatacATAGGCTGCACAAATGTAACAACTGACTGTTGTTCTTTTACCTTTTGACACACAAACAAATTATTTAAAGAATTAATAATTATTAGTCCTAAGGAGCCTACACATTTAATACTCTACTACTCTACTTTAAGAATTACTCATATATCCTGTATGTTTCTGCATAGTCTTGCTTCTCCTAACCTGTTTTTTCATCAGTTTAGTCCTGAttagttcagttcatttcagtcctTTTCACATTTCCTCTCTTTCCAGCACCACCATCTCTTCTACCCTTCTACACCACTTTTTTTCTGAAAACAATTTTAGGGCAGTTCCCAGGGTTAAGAAGCTGCTTTAAACTACCAGCATAAAGTATTGTACTTAATTCTgaatatccacaacatccagcttctagctaactagttggcTAAATGGATTGTTGGTCATTATAGCTGACAGTAAGTCTTGCAATCCTAAACACAATTTGATACACAATTTGataatgaaatagttattggctgatcagacacatcagggcaagttaaacattacatatatCCTTTTCTCACACCTTGACTACCTATCTAGCAAATTCTAAAgttaattgtaattttaaagcTAACTGAGTGTCACAAACTGTATTatattaatcacacagtgggtttaatctgtgtgtttttagtcGGAGacaagtctttttaaccagctatcagaacaatatcatcacagtttacatggttagctaccgttacctttcttttacaaAAATTGCCATACTGTATAGCCATATTTGTTTTAATGTCAGCGAGCTGCAACCTGCTGCCTGAACTCAAAAAAGAGCATGCATACATCTCCCCCTTGCCTTGAAGTAGCAAGGCGACTGGGTGTCGGATTACCATTTCAGACACCCATTTTataaaaactacagaaaacatttctcccaaattccaaataaaagtattgtcattaagagcatttattttcagaaaatgagaaatgactgaaataacaaaaaagatgcagagctttcagacctcaaataatgcaaagaaaacaaggtcatatttaaaaagttttaagaattcagaaatcaatatttggtggaataaccctggtttttaatcacagttttcatgcatcttggcatgttctcctccaccagtcttacacactgcttttggataactttgtgccactccgggtgcaaattctagcagttcagcttggtttgatggcttatgatcagccatcttcctctttattatattccagaggttttcaatttggtaaaatcaaagacacaccatttttaagtggtctctaatttttccagagctttattttaaatcactgataaattctgattaaaaaaaacatgttcagtttATAACATTTGactcaataatgcaaaaaaagattatttatatattttttatggctACAGCTAATGCTCACTCCTCCA
Proteins encoded in this window:
- the LOC125799298 gene encoding GTPase IMAP family member 9-like → MDDFHLDSSLEQKISNVQLDGLAKKNEVNTPLHFNVILLGKTGAGKSATGNTILGKKAFESKRSSNSTTQEVQMERVIFDGVTLDVYDTPGLFDPEKNNKEIIQICQPLFQLNPSVPLVFLLVIKADRFTPEEKKTVELIERMVPDWLLQNTWILFTRGDELESDGVTIEEFIEETEELKRVVQRFNNRKHVFNNGKHNPDQVTQLMENIKKSPLNMAPERLPLTTPAHPEKDPAERRIVLLGKTGGGKSAAGNTILGETRFISEFSSSSVTAQCEMEEAVVAGRRVCVVDTPGLFDTYMSPEDLAVEIGRSVYLSSPGPHAFLYVQPINIRFTQQEEEVVDKLEQLFGEEMRKYTIILFTHRDQLEGESVEKLIRENKSLSGLIEQCGGYHVFNNLEKIDRMVERNGGSCYSNEMFEEAERCRIEEDARQQWEKDARQEEIERVKKETEERIREEIERLKV